One Gordonia mangrovi genomic region harbors:
- a CDS encoding SDR family oxidoreductase, with amino-acid sequence MSGTGLLAGKVVVVSGVGPGLGRSICLRAAAASAHVVLAARTESRLKEVAAEVDNLGGKGRTFVVPTDISDDDAVDALVSSTIAEFGQVDVLVNNAFALPSMKPLARTDFDQISTSLELTVLGTLRVIKAFTDALADADGAIVNINSMVIRHSEPRYGSYKLAKSALLAMSQTLATELGDKGIRINTVAPGYIWDDQLKWYFGEIAKKYEITPEQVYQQTASKSDLKRLPEPDEIAEAVVFLASPMASAITGHTLDVNCGEYHD; translated from the coding sequence GTGAGTGGTACCGGATTGCTCGCGGGCAAGGTGGTGGTGGTCTCCGGCGTCGGACCGGGGCTGGGGCGGTCGATCTGCCTGCGTGCCGCGGCGGCGAGCGCGCACGTGGTGCTCGCCGCGCGCACCGAATCCCGACTCAAGGAGGTCGCGGCCGAGGTCGACAACCTCGGTGGCAAGGGTCGGACCTTTGTGGTGCCCACCGACATCTCCGACGACGACGCCGTCGACGCCCTGGTGTCGTCGACCATCGCCGAATTCGGCCAGGTGGATGTGCTGGTGAACAATGCCTTCGCGCTGCCGTCGATGAAACCCCTCGCACGCACCGATTTCGATCAGATCAGCACCAGTCTCGAACTGACCGTGCTGGGCACGCTGCGCGTCATCAAGGCCTTCACCGATGCACTCGCCGATGCCGATGGCGCGATCGTCAACATCAACTCGATGGTGATCCGACATTCGGAACCGCGTTACGGCAGTTACAAGCTGGCGAAGTCGGCGCTGCTGGCGATGTCGCAGACCCTGGCCACCGAACTGGGCGACAAGGGAATCCGGATCAACACCGTCGCGCCCGGATACATCTGGGACGACCAACTCAAGTGGTACTTCGGCGAGATCGCCAAGAAATACGAGATCACCCCGGAGCAGGTCTACCAGCAGACCGCGAGCAAATCGGACCTCAAACGGCTGCCCGAGCCGGACGAGATCGCCGAGGCGGTGGTGTTCCTCGCCTCGCCGATGGCCAGCGCCATCACCGGTCACACCCTCGACGTCAATTGCGGTGAATACCATGACTAG
- a CDS encoding sulfotransferase family protein, translating to MTSPVTPRTNVGTVDDLHEAATRATGLDDFGDHDYLEALEVLLDSYARDADLTEVGSKMFRFFLKGALIARLLSEALWQNNPDYSDVAITRPIFVTGLPRTGTTALHRLLTADPRHQGLEMWLAEFPQPRPPRETWSSNPVYQQIDAGLEQHHVDNPEFMGLHYMSAAEVEECWQLLRQNVMSISYESLAYLPTYSRWLAQQDWTPAYTRHRRNLQMIGLNDPDKRWVLKNPSHMFALDALMAAYPDALVIQTHRPPETIIASMCSLAENATPGWSNTFVGDTIGETQLELWSRGLREFESARQQYDPAQFLDVDFADLRADPFGTVARVYAALGADFTEEARAAMVALDDESRSGDRKPRHRYSLADYGLTERAVAEAFAH from the coding sequence ATGACTAGTCCCGTCACACCCCGCACCAATGTGGGCACCGTCGACGATCTGCACGAGGCCGCCACCCGCGCCACCGGACTCGACGACTTCGGGGACCACGACTACCTCGAAGCGCTCGAGGTGCTGCTCGACTCGTATGCGCGCGACGCCGATCTGACCGAAGTGGGCAGCAAGATGTTCCGCTTCTTCCTCAAAGGCGCACTGATCGCCCGACTGCTGTCGGAGGCCTTGTGGCAGAACAATCCTGACTACTCCGACGTTGCGATCACGCGGCCCATCTTCGTCACCGGTCTGCCGCGCACCGGCACCACCGCCCTGCACCGGTTGCTCACCGCCGATCCGCGGCATCAGGGACTGGAGATGTGGCTGGCCGAGTTCCCGCAGCCACGGCCGCCGCGGGAGACCTGGTCGTCGAACCCGGTGTATCAGCAGATCGACGCCGGTCTCGAACAACACCACGTCGACAACCCCGAGTTCATGGGCCTGCACTACATGAGTGCCGCCGAAGTCGAGGAGTGCTGGCAGTTGTTGCGCCAGAACGTCATGTCGATCTCGTATGAATCGCTGGCATACCTGCCGACCTACTCGCGGTGGCTGGCACAGCAGGACTGGACGCCGGCGTACACACGGCATCGACGCAACCTGCAGATGATCGGCCTCAACGATCCGGACAAGCGGTGGGTGCTCAAGAACCCCAGCCACATGTTCGCGTTGGACGCGTTGATGGCGGCCTACCCCGATGCGCTGGTCATCCAGACGCACCGCCCACCGGAGACGATCATCGCGTCCATGTGCAGCCTGGCGGAGAACGCCACGCCGGGATGGTCGAACACCTTTGTGGGCGACACGATCGGCGAGACGCAACTGGAACTGTGGTCGCGCGGGTTGCGTGAGTTCGAGTCGGCACGACAGCAGTACGACCCCGCACAGTTCCTCGACGTCGACTTCGCGGACCTGCGCGCGGATCCGTTCGGAACCGTCGCACGCGTCTACGCCGCCCTCGGTGCCGATTTCACCGAGGAGGCGCGGGCGGCGATGGTCGCCCTCGACGATGAGAGCCGGTCGGGCGATCGCAAGCCCCGGCACCGGTACAGCCTCGCCGACTACGGACTCACGGAACGCGCGGTGGCGGAAGCGTTCGCGCACTGA
- a CDS encoding LacI family DNA-binding transcriptional regulator, with translation MGVSMRDVAAAASVSVGTVSNVLNAPDKVSPATVARVQAAIENLGFVRNDAARQLRAGRSRCVGLVVLDVGNPFFTDIARAAERAGGEHDLTVLLGTSDEDVTRETAYIDAFDEQRVFGLMVSPIGDDLERLDALRRRGMPIVLVDRDASGSPFDSVAVDDIAGGHLAAGHLCGLGHRRIAYVGGPPALRQVADRRRGAEDAIAAVPDATLEVIETPSLSVLAGREVGDRLQRRRPTDRPDAVFCANDLVAMGVLQSFTMLGGTVRVPDDIALIGYDDIDFARSAVVPLSSIRQPTRRIGSTAVELLVAAAADSPQRHTPNNPVFQPELVARASTLGAP, from the coding sequence ATGGGTGTGAGCATGCGAGACGTCGCCGCCGCCGCATCGGTGTCGGTGGGCACGGTGTCGAACGTGCTCAATGCGCCCGACAAGGTCTCTCCGGCAACCGTGGCGCGGGTGCAGGCGGCGATCGAGAATCTCGGATTCGTCCGCAACGACGCAGCGCGCCAACTCCGGGCCGGCCGCTCGCGATGCGTCGGTCTGGTGGTCCTCGACGTCGGCAACCCGTTCTTCACCGACATCGCCCGGGCAGCCGAGCGTGCGGGCGGCGAACACGACCTCACGGTGCTGCTCGGCACCTCGGATGAGGATGTGACCCGCGAGACGGCCTACATCGACGCGTTCGACGAACAACGGGTATTCGGCCTGATGGTCTCACCCATCGGTGACGACCTCGAGCGGCTCGACGCGCTGCGGCGACGCGGCATGCCGATCGTGCTGGTCGACCGGGACGCGAGCGGCTCCCCGTTCGACTCGGTGGCCGTCGACGACATCGCCGGTGGACACCTGGCTGCCGGCCATTTGTGCGGCCTCGGCCACCGCCGGATCGCCTATGTCGGTGGGCCGCCCGCACTGCGGCAGGTCGCCGACCGTCGCCGTGGTGCCGAGGACGCGATCGCGGCGGTCCCCGACGCCACCCTGGAGGTCATCGAGACACCGTCGCTGAGCGTGCTGGCCGGACGCGAGGTCGGTGACCGACTACAGCGTCGACGCCCCACCGACCGACCCGACGCGGTGTTCTGCGCCAACGATCTGGTGGCGATGGGTGTGCTGCAGTCCTTCACGATGCTCGGCGGCACCGTCCGGGTCCCCGACGACATTGCCCTCATCGGCTACGACGACATCGACTTCGCGCGTTCGGCAGTGGTCCCGTTGTCGTCGATCAGGCAGCCGACGCGACGCATCGGTTCGACCGCGGTGGAACTGCTGGTGGCGGCGGCCGCGGATTCACCCCAACGGCACACCCCGAACAACCCGGTGTTCCAACCCGAACTCGTTGCGCGGGCATCCACGCTCGGCGCGCCGTGA
- a CDS encoding alpha-hydroxy acid oxidase: protein MQRRIPKVADLAPLMQFKKPQFDAKKRRLDAALTIEDLRVIAKRRTPKAAFDYTDGSAEAELSIERARRAFSDIEFHPAILRDVSKVDTSCTILGGRSELPFGIAPTGFTRMMQTEGEYAGARAAGRAGIPFSLSTMGTASIEDVKNANPSGRNWFQLYMWKDRERSMALVDRAAQAGYDTLLVTVDVPVAGARLRDNRNGMSIPPALTAKTVVNALPRPQWWIDFLTTEPLAFASLDRWSGTVAELLDTMFDPTVTFDDLAWIKSQWPGKLVVKGIQTVDDAKAVTDLGADGIVLSNHGGRQLDRAPIPFHLLPDVARQVGGDTEVMLDTGISSGADIVASIALGARFTLVGRAYLYGLMAGGEAGVDRMIEILSEQISRTMRLLGVASLDELTPAHVTQLERLVPRTRS from the coding sequence ATGCAGCGCCGAATCCCCAAGGTGGCAGACCTCGCACCGCTGATGCAGTTCAAGAAGCCGCAGTTCGACGCCAAGAAGCGTCGGCTGGACGCCGCGCTGACCATCGAGGACCTCCGCGTCATCGCCAAGCGCCGCACCCCCAAGGCGGCCTTCGACTACACCGACGGTTCCGCCGAGGCCGAACTGTCCATCGAGCGGGCCCGCCGGGCGTTCTCCGACATCGAGTTCCACCCGGCGATCCTGCGTGACGTGTCGAAGGTCGACACGTCGTGCACGATTCTCGGCGGACGATCGGAGCTGCCCTTCGGCATCGCGCCGACCGGCTTCACCCGCATGATGCAGACCGAGGGCGAGTACGCGGGCGCACGCGCGGCCGGCCGGGCCGGCATCCCGTTCTCGTTGTCGACGATGGGCACCGCCTCCATCGAGGATGTCAAGAACGCCAATCCGTCCGGCCGCAACTGGTTTCAGCTGTACATGTGGAAGGACCGCGAGCGCTCGATGGCGCTGGTCGACCGCGCGGCGCAAGCCGGCTATGACACACTGCTGGTGACCGTCGACGTGCCGGTCGCCGGAGCCCGCCTGCGCGACAACCGCAACGGCATGTCGATCCCGCCGGCGCTGACCGCCAAGACCGTCGTCAACGCCCTGCCACGCCCGCAATGGTGGATCGACTTCCTCACCACCGAACCCCTGGCCTTCGCGTCGCTGGACCGCTGGTCGGGCACCGTCGCCGAACTGTTGGACACCATGTTCGACCCCACCGTCACCTTCGACGATCTGGCCTGGATCAAGAGTCAGTGGCCGGGCAAGCTGGTGGTCAAGGGGATTCAGACCGTCGACGACGCGAAAGCCGTCACCGACCTCGGGGCCGACGGCATCGTGCTGTCCAATCACGGTGGGCGCCAACTCGACCGGGCGCCAATCCCGTTCCACCTGCTGCCCGACGTGGCGCGCCAGGTGGGCGGCGACACCGAAGTCATGCTCGACACCGGCATCTCCTCCGGCGCCGACATCGTCGCCTCCATCGCCCTGGGCGCCCGGTTCACGCTCGTCGGCCGGGCCTACCTCTACGGGCTGATGGCCGGCGGCGAGGCCGGGGTGGATCGGATGATCGAGATCCTCTCCGAACAGATCTCGCGCACCATGCGCCTGCTCGGCGTGGCCTCGCTGGACGAGCTCACCCCGGCCCACGTCACGCAGCTCGAGAGGCTCGTCCCCCGCACCCGGTCCTGA
- a CDS encoding rhamnulokinase: protein MSRSTRSAQVAAIDLGATSGRVMLADISRGRLELEQVARFGNDPVHIWNGRRSALHWDVPGLFREACAGLAEAGRRADDLVGVGIDSWAVDYALLRDGRMLGLPHHYRDARTAAGVEAVHAELGPADLYVRNGLQFLPFTTVYQLAAEKRDGLLDHADSALLIPDLLAYWLTGRRGTERTNASTTGLLGINGQWDTAMMERLDLPVGLFPEIVETGSDLGPLLPDVVERLGLTGAPHVTAVASHDTASAVAAIPMDPSSAAYISCGTWGLVGVELESPNVSRAGWKANFTNEVGADGRIRYLHNVMGLWLLSETVRQYQRDGYRADLSELLAQAAEVTPTFDVFDTDDARFLPPGDMPGRIRDWYTERGMPPPLTRPEMVRAIVESLAAAFADTVRQAAELTGKDVRTVHLVGGGSQNRLLCQLTADRLGLSVLAGPVEATALGNVLITARAYELIDGDLESMRGIVADRFPPQHYVPRSTHASPRRATVGAGKA from the coding sequence ATGAGCCGCTCCACTCGGTCGGCCCAGGTCGCCGCCATCGACCTGGGCGCGACCAGCGGGCGCGTCATGCTCGCCGACATCTCGCGTGGCAGGCTCGAACTCGAGCAGGTGGCCCGGTTCGGCAACGATCCCGTGCACATCTGGAACGGCCGACGTTCCGCGCTGCACTGGGACGTCCCCGGGCTGTTCCGCGAGGCGTGCGCCGGACTCGCCGAGGCCGGCCGGCGCGCCGACGATCTGGTCGGCGTCGGCATCGACTCGTGGGCCGTCGACTACGCGCTGCTGCGCGACGGTCGGATGCTCGGGTTGCCGCATCACTACCGCGATGCGCGCACGGCCGCCGGCGTGGAGGCGGTCCACGCCGAACTCGGGCCGGCGGACCTGTACGTGCGCAACGGGCTGCAGTTCCTGCCGTTCACCACCGTGTACCAGTTGGCCGCCGAGAAGCGGGACGGTCTGCTCGATCACGCCGACAGCGCGCTCCTCATCCCCGATCTCCTCGCCTATTGGCTCACCGGCCGTCGCGGCACCGAACGCACCAACGCCTCGACGACCGGGCTGCTCGGCATCAATGGGCAGTGGGACACCGCGATGATGGAGCGCCTGGATCTGCCGGTCGGCCTCTTTCCCGAGATCGTGGAGACCGGAAGCGATCTGGGGCCGCTGCTGCCCGACGTCGTCGAGCGACTCGGGCTGACCGGGGCCCCGCACGTCACCGCCGTCGCATCCCATGACACCGCGTCCGCCGTCGCGGCCATTCCGATGGACCCGTCGTCGGCGGCCTATATCTCCTGCGGCACCTGGGGCCTCGTCGGTGTGGAGCTCGAATCGCCGAATGTGTCCCGCGCGGGCTGGAAGGCCAACTTCACCAACGAGGTCGGCGCCGACGGACGAATCCGCTATCTGCACAACGTGATGGGCCTCTGGCTGCTCAGCGAGACAGTGCGCCAGTATCAGCGCGACGGCTACCGGGCGGATCTGTCCGAACTGCTCGCCCAAGCCGCGGAGGTCACCCCGACGTTCGACGTCTTCGACACCGACGACGCCCGGTTCCTTCCGCCCGGCGACATGCCCGGCCGTATCCGCGACTGGTACACCGAACGCGGAATGCCACCGCCGCTGACCCGCCCGGAGATGGTGCGCGCCATCGTGGAGAGCCTGGCCGCGGCGTTCGCCGACACCGTCCGCCAGGCAGCCGAGCTCACCGGAAAGGACGTGCGGACCGTTCATCTCGTCGGTGGCGGGTCGCAGAACCGGTTGCTGTGCCAGCTCACCGCCGACCGCCTCGGTCTGTCGGTGCTGGCCGGCCCCGTCGAGGCGACCGCGCTGGGCAACGTACTGATCACCGCGCGCGCCTACGAACTGATCGACGGCGACCTGGAGTCGATGCGCGGCATCGTCGCCGACCGGTTCCCGCCGCAACACTACGTACCCCGCAGTACCCACGCGTCGCCGCGACGTGCCACGGTCGGGGCAGGAAAGGCATGA
- a CDS encoding bifunctional aldolase/short-chain dehydrogenase, producing MTNPAVADLIARSNRLGADPKNTNYAGGNTSAKGTDTDPVTGENVDLLWVKGSGGDLGTLTEKGLAVLRLDRMRALVDVYPGLDREDEMVAAFDYCLHGKGGAAPSIDTAMHGLVDAAHVDHLHPDSGIAIATAADGEALTRKIFDDRVVWVPWRRPGFQLGLDISAIKQANPQAIGCILGGHGITAWGDTSAEAEANSLEIIESAERYIAANGRPQPFGTQLDGYGALAADERRAKAAALAPFIRGLASVDRPQVGHFTDVDPVLDFLAASEHPRLAELGTSCPDHFLRTKVKPLVLDLPASATVDECKERLTALHERYRADYAAYYERHATADSPAMRGADPAIVLVPGVGMFSFGKDKQTARVAGEFYLNAINVMRGAEAVSTYAPIDESEKFRIEYWALEEAKLARMPKPKPLATRIALVTGAASGIGKAIAQRLAAEGACVVIADLDAAKAQTAAEEIGSTDVAIGVAADVTDEAAVQAAIDATVLAFGGIDLVVNNAGLSLSKSLLDTTAADWDLQHNVMARGSFLVSKAAARALIDQQLGGDILYISSKNSVFAGPNNIAYSATKADQAHQVRLLAAELGEHGVKVNGINPDGVVRGSGIFAGGWGAQRAAVYGVEEKDLGKFYAQRTLLKREVLPENIANAAFALCTSDFSHTTGLHVPVDAGVAAAFLR from the coding sequence ATGACGAACCCCGCTGTCGCCGATCTCATCGCGCGGTCCAACCGCCTCGGCGCCGATCCGAAGAACACCAATTACGCCGGCGGCAACACGTCGGCCAAGGGCACCGACACCGACCCGGTCACCGGCGAGAACGTCGACCTGCTGTGGGTCAAAGGCTCTGGCGGCGACCTCGGCACGCTCACCGAGAAGGGCCTCGCCGTCCTGCGGCTGGACCGGATGCGCGCGCTCGTCGACGTGTACCCCGGTCTCGACCGCGAGGACGAGATGGTGGCCGCCTTCGACTACTGCCTGCACGGCAAGGGCGGTGCCGCGCCCTCCATCGATACCGCCATGCACGGCCTCGTCGACGCCGCACACGTCGACCATCTGCACCCCGATTCCGGTATCGCCATCGCCACCGCCGCCGACGGTGAGGCGTTGACCCGCAAGATCTTCGACGACCGCGTCGTCTGGGTGCCGTGGCGTCGCCCCGGCTTCCAACTGGGCCTCGACATCTCCGCGATCAAACAGGCCAACCCGCAGGCCATCGGCTGCATCCTCGGTGGTCACGGCATCACCGCCTGGGGTGACACCTCCGCGGAGGCCGAGGCGAACTCACTGGAGATCATCGAGTCCGCCGAACGCTACATCGCCGCCAACGGCCGCCCGCAGCCGTTCGGCACGCAGCTCGACGGCTACGGTGCGCTGGCCGCCGACGAACGGCGCGCGAAGGCCGCTGCGCTGGCGCCGTTCATCCGTGGTCTCGCCTCGGTGGACCGGCCGCAGGTCGGTCACTTCACCGACGTCGACCCGGTGCTGGATTTCCTCGCCGCATCCGAACATCCGCGTTTGGCCGAACTCGGCACCAGCTGCCCCGACCACTTCCTGCGCACCAAGGTCAAGCCGCTGGTGCTCGACCTGCCCGCATCGGCGACGGTCGACGAGTGCAAAGAGCGACTGACTGCGCTGCACGAGCGCTACCGCGCCGACTACGCGGCCTACTACGAGCGCCACGCCACCGCCGACAGCCCGGCGATGCGCGGCGCCGACCCGGCCATCGTGCTGGTCCCCGGCGTCGGCATGTTCAGCTTCGGCAAGGACAAGCAGACCGCACGCGTGGCCGGCGAGTTCTACCTCAACGCCATCAACGTGATGCGTGGCGCCGAGGCCGTGTCCACCTACGCCCCCATCGACGAGTCGGAGAAGTTCCGCATCGAATACTGGGCGCTGGAAGAGGCCAAGCTCGCCCGGATGCCCAAGCCCAAGCCGCTGGCGACCCGCATCGCACTGGTGACCGGCGCGGCCTCGGGGATCGGCAAGGCCATCGCGCAACGACTCGCTGCCGAGGGTGCCTGCGTCGTCATCGCCGACCTCGACGCCGCGAAGGCGCAGACCGCCGCCGAGGAGATCGGCAGCACCGACGTCGCGATCGGAGTGGCCGCCGACGTCACCGACGAAGCCGCCGTGCAGGCCGCGATCGATGCCACCGTGCTCGCCTTCGGCGGCATCGACCTGGTGGTCAACAACGCCGGGCTGTCACTGTCGAAGTCGTTGCTCGACACCACCGCCGCCGACTGGGACCTGCAACACAACGTGATGGCCCGCGGTTCGTTCCTGGTGTCCAAGGCCGCCGCCCGCGCCCTGATCGACCAGCAGCTCGGCGGCGACATCCTCTACATCTCGTCGAAGAACTCGGTGTTCGCCGGACCCAACAACATCGCCTACTCGGCGACCAAGGCCGACCAGGCGCATCAGGTGCGATTGCTGGCCGCCGAGCTCGGTGAGCACGGCGTCAAGGTCAACGGCATCAACCCGGACGGCGTGGTGCGTGGCTCGGGCATCTTCGCCGGCGGTTGGGGCGCCCAGCGCGCCGCCGTGTACGGCGTCGAGGAGAAGGATCTCGGCAAGTTCTACGCCCAGCGCACCCTGCTCAAGCGGGAGGTGCTGCCGGAGAACATCGCCAACGCCGCGTTCGCGCTGTGCACCTCGGACTTCTCCCACACCACCGGTCTGCACGTGCCCGTCGACGCGGGCGTTGCGGCCGCGTTCCTACGATGA
- the rhaI gene encoding L-rhamnose isomerase, whose product MTTFDETILDNLEIELPSWAFGNSGTRFKVFGTPGTPRTIHEKIADAAKVNELTGLAPSVALHIPWDTVDDYRVLGSYAADLGVRLGTINSNTFQDDDYKFGSLTHTDKTVRQKAIDHHLACIDVMGQTGSRDLKIWLADGTNYPGQGDIRGRQDRLAESLATIYQHIGDDQRLVLEYKFFEPATYVTDVPDWGTSYAHASALGERAMVCLDTGHHAPGTNIEFIVAQLLRLGKLGSFDFNSRFYADDDLIVGAADPFQLFRILFEVVRGGGLDTGSPVALMLDQCHNVEEKIPGQIRSVLNVQEMTARALLVDTDALTAAQEAGDVLGANAIMMDAFYTDVRPMLAQRRESRGLPADPMAAFATSGYAERIADERVGGTQSSWGA is encoded by the coding sequence ATGACCACCTTTGACGAGACGATTCTCGACAACCTCGAGATCGAGCTCCCTTCCTGGGCGTTCGGCAACTCCGGCACCCGTTTCAAGGTGTTCGGCACCCCGGGCACGCCCCGCACCATCCACGAGAAGATCGCCGACGCCGCGAAGGTCAACGAACTGACCGGTCTGGCACCCTCGGTTGCACTGCACATCCCGTGGGACACCGTCGACGACTACCGTGTGCTGGGGTCCTACGCCGCCGATCTCGGCGTCCGGCTGGGCACCATCAACTCCAACACCTTTCAGGACGACGACTACAAGTTCGGCAGTCTCACCCACACCGACAAGACGGTGCGGCAGAAGGCCATCGACCACCACCTCGCCTGCATCGACGTGATGGGTCAGACCGGTTCGCGCGATCTGAAGATCTGGCTCGCCGACGGCACCAACTACCCCGGTCAGGGCGATATCCGCGGCCGTCAGGACCGGCTCGCCGAATCGCTGGCCACCATCTACCAGCACATCGGCGACGATCAGCGGCTCGTGCTGGAGTACAAGTTCTTCGAGCCCGCGACCTACGTGACCGACGTCCCCGACTGGGGCACCTCGTATGCCCACGCCAGCGCGCTCGGCGAACGGGCGATGGTCTGCCTCGACACCGGCCACCACGCGCCGGGCACCAACATCGAGTTCATCGTCGCCCAGCTGCTGCGCCTCGGCAAGCTCGGTTCCTTCGACTTCAACTCCCGCTTCTACGCCGACGACGACCTCATCGTCGGCGCCGCGGACCCGTTCCAACTGTTCCGCATCCTGTTCGAGGTGGTGCGCGGCGGTGGCCTGGACACCGGATCCCCGGTCGCGCTGATGCTCGATCAATGCCACAACGTCGAGGAGAAGATTCCCGGCCAGATCCGCTCGGTGCTCAATGTGCAGGAGATGACCGCACGTGCACTGCTCGTGGACACCGACGCCCTGACCGCCGCCCAGGAGGCCGGCGATGTGCTGGGCGCCAACGCCATCATGATGGACGCCTTCTACACCGACGTCCGCCCGATGCTCGCGCAGCGCCGCGAATCCCGCGGTCTGCCGGCCGATCCGATGGCCGCCTTCGCCACCTCCGGCTACGCCGAGCGCATCGCCGACGAGCGCGTGGGGGGCACCCAGTCCTCCTGGGGCGCCTGA
- a CDS encoding MFS transporter: MKVGARSTTGWRATISVAMSNYIEAGSIIAIATSLAFWQDEFGISNFAVGLLAALSANAFGAAIGAAIGGPLCDRFGRKKIYTYDLLVYMAGVLLAAFAVNYSMLLAAFIITGIAVGAGVPASWTYIAEEAPSVERAKHVGTAQLAWSVGPLIGFALAAALAPLGLLGSRLIFLHLFVVAAVVWWIRQGLAESKIWKDEAAREPQEIESAVGARGVKGLFSRKVNITALLLLGGIYLFWNTVAGQAGIFMPRVYETAGLESEVQQNLLQVLVWGCTVLATYFGFMRYADRVSQRGLYVFGAALGIVGWLVLVLFTDSGIATMLIFAVLWGISSGIGAQAFYSLWASELFATPYRASAQGIMFFAVRAATGLLSYFFPTMLAATGLPAVGALLVGLLTVALVIGAIWAPKTQGKTLQEIEVERYGVPMSPDLVEQSPTVRATEDVVAEPAGR, from the coding sequence ATGAAAGTAGGAGCGCGCTCCACCACCGGCTGGCGGGCGACCATCTCGGTCGCCATGTCGAACTACATCGAGGCCGGTTCCATCATCGCCATCGCCACCAGCCTGGCGTTCTGGCAGGACGAGTTCGGCATCAGCAACTTCGCCGTCGGGCTGCTCGCGGCCCTGAGCGCGAACGCCTTCGGTGCGGCCATCGGCGCCGCGATCGGCGGCCCGTTGTGCGACCGCTTCGGCCGCAAGAAGATCTACACCTACGATCTGCTCGTCTACATGGCGGGCGTGCTGCTCGCGGCGTTCGCGGTCAACTACTCGATGCTGCTGGCGGCCTTCATCATCACCGGCATCGCGGTCGGGGCCGGAGTGCCGGCATCCTGGACCTACATCGCCGAAGAGGCCCCATCAGTGGAACGCGCGAAGCACGTCGGTACCGCGCAGCTCGCCTGGTCGGTGGGCCCGCTCATCGGCTTCGCGCTGGCCGCGGCGCTCGCGCCCCTCGGACTGCTCGGTTCGCGCCTGATCTTCCTGCACCTGTTCGTGGTCGCCGCGGTGGTCTGGTGGATTCGCCAGGGTCTTGCCGAATCGAAGATCTGGAAGGACGAGGCCGCGCGCGAGCCGCAGGAGATCGAATCCGCGGTCGGCGCCCGTGGCGTCAAGGGATTGTTCTCCCGCAAGGTCAACATCACCGCACTGCTGCTGCTCGGCGGCATCTACCTCTTCTGGAACACCGTGGCCGGCCAGGCGGGCATCTTCATGCCGCGGGTCTACGAGACCGCGGGGCTCGAGAGCGAGGTGCAGCAGAACCTGCTGCAGGTGCTCGTGTGGGGCTGCACCGTGCTGGCCACCTACTTCGGCTTCATGCGCTACGCCGACCGCGTCTCACAGCGCGGCCTCTACGTCTTCGGCGCCGCCCTCGGCATCGTCGGCTGGCTCGTCCTGGTCCTGTTCACCGACAGCGGCATCGCCACCATGCTGATCTTCGCCGTCCTGTGGGGCATCTCGTCCGGCATCGGCGCCCAGGCCTTCTACAGCCTGTGGGCCAGCGAACTGTTCGCCACCCCGTACCGGGCCAGCGCGCAGGGCATCATGTTCTTCGCCGTCCGCGCCGCCACCGGCCTGCTCAGCTACTTCTTCCCGACGATGCTGGCCGCGACCGGCCTGCCGGCGGTCGGCGCTCTGCTCGTCGGCCTGCTGACCGTCGCATTGGTCATCGGGGCCATCTGGGCACCGAAGACCCAGGGCAAGACGCTGCAGGAGATCGAGGTCGAGCGCTACGGTGTGCCGATGTCACCCGACCTCGTCGAGCAGTCACCGACGGTGCGGGCCACCGAGGACGTCGTCGCCGAGCCGGCCGGCCGCTGA
- a CDS encoding L-rhamnose mutarotase, giving the protein MPERQRVCFVMHLKPERVEDYLEAHTTVWPEMLDALGEAGWNNYSLFLRRDDGMIVGYLETEDFARATAAMEATDVNARWQAQMSQYFLPANTADCAAGANPDTVRSELLEYFHLD; this is encoded by the coding sequence GTGCCCGAGCGCCAACGCGTCTGCTTCGTGATGCATCTCAAGCCCGAGCGCGTGGAGGACTACCTCGAGGCGCACACCACCGTCTGGCCCGAGATGCTCGACGCCCTGGGCGAGGCCGGCTGGAACAACTACTCGCTGTTTCTACGCCGCGACGACGGAATGATCGTCGGTTACCTCGAGACCGAAGACTTCGCCAGAGCCACGGCGGCGATGGAGGCCACCGACGTCAACGCTCGCTGGCAGGCGCAGATGTCGCAGTACTTCCTGCCCGCGAACACCGCCGACTGCGCCGCCGGCGCCAACCCGGACACCGTACGCAGCGAACTGCTCGAGTACTTCCACCTCGACTGA